The Cryptococcus deuterogattii R265 chromosome 3, complete sequence genome has a segment encoding these proteins:
- a CDS encoding inosine-5'-monophosphate dehydrogenase: protein MSGSNPNAPPRSNSILNPADALRYLEEYPRGDGLSLQELMDSRKNGGLTYNDFLILPGHINFPASDVSLQSKATRNIVLNTPFLSSPMDTVTEDRMAIALALHGGLGIIHHNCSAEEQAAMVRRVKKYENGFITDPLCLGPNATVGDVLEIKAKFGFCGVPITETGEPDSKLLGIVTGRDVQFQDPETPIKSVMTTEVVTGTSPITLEKANSLLRETKKGKLPIVDSKGHLVSLVARSDLLKNQNYPYASKVPESKQLYCGAAIGTRPGDKDRLKLLAEAGLDVVVLDSSQGNSVYQIEFIQWIKQTYPKIDVIAGNVVTREQAAQLIAAGADGLRIGMGSGSICITQEVMAVGRPQGTAVYAVAEFASRFGIPCIADGGIGNIGHIAKALALGASAVMMGGLLAGTTESPGEYFYHEGKRVKVYRGMGSIEAMEHTQRGSASGKKSILGLDNAATARYFSEADAVKVAQGVSGDVADKGSINKFVPYLFTGLQHSCQDAGVKSISELHSCARSGSLRFELRTASAQLEGGVHGLNSYTKRLFA, encoded by the exons ATGTCTGGCAGCAACCCCAACGCCCCTCCTCGCTCTAACTCCATCCTCAATCCCGCCGATGCTCTCAGGTACCTTGAGGAGTATCCGCGAGGCGACGGTCTTTCTCTTCAGGAGCTTATGGACTCCAGGAAGAATGGCGGTCTGACCTACAATGACTTTTTGATCCTCCCTGGGCACATCAACTTCCCTGCGTCTGACGTTTCTTTGCAGTCCAA GGCTACCAGGAATATTGTTCTCAACAcccccttcctctcttctcctatGGACACCGTTACTGAGGACCG AATGGCCATCGCTCTCGCTCTTCATGGTGGTCTCGGTATCATCCACCACAACTGCTCTGCCGAAGAGCAAGCAGCAATGGTTCGACGGGTCAAGAAGTACGAGAATGGTTTCATCACTGACCCTCTCTGCTTGGGTCCCAATGCTACTGTTGGGGA TGTCCTTGAGATCAAGGCTAAGTTTGGCTTCTGCGGTGTTCCTATCACTGAGACTGGCGAGCCTGACAGCAAGCTCCTTGGTATCGTTACTGGTCGAGACGTCCAGTTTCAGGACCCCGAGACTCCCATCAAATCTGTCATGACTACTGAGGTCGTCACTGGCACCTCGCCTATCACTCTCGAGAAGGCCAACAGTCTTCTGCGCGAGACTAAGAAGGGCAAACTCCCTATCGTCGACTCCAAGGGCCATCTCGTCTCTCTTGTCGCCCGGTCTGACCTCCTCAAAAACCAGAATTATCCTTACGCCAGCAAGGTTCCCGAGAGCAAGCAGCTCTACTGCGGTGCTGCCATCGGTACTAGGCCTGGTGACAAAGACAGGCTCAAGCTTCTCGCTGAGGCTGGTCTTGACGTTGTTGTCCTCGACTCCTCCCAAGGTAACTCCGTCTACCAGATCGAGTTCATTCAATGGATCAAACAGACTTATCCCAAGATCGATGTCATTGCTGGTAACGTTGTTACTAGGGAACAAGCTGCTCAGTTGATCGCTGCCGGTGCCGATGGTTTGAGGATTGGTATGGGCTCCGGTTCCATTTGCATCACCCAAGAGGTCATGGCCGTCGGTCGGCCCCAGGGTACTGCGGTGTACGCCGTTGCGGAATTCGCCAGCCG ATTTGGAATTCCATGTATTGCCGACGGTGGTATCGGTAACATTGGTCACATCGCCAAGGCTCTCGCTCTCGGTGCTTCTGCCGTTATGATGGGTGGTCTTCTTGCTGGTACCACTGAGTCTCCCGGAGAATACTTCTACCACGAGGGGAAGCGCGTTAAGGTTTACCGAGGTATGGGCTCCATTGAAGCGATGGAGCACACTCAGCGAGGTTCTGCTTCGGGCAAGAAGTCTATTCTCGGTTTGGACAACGCTGCCACTGCCAGGTACTTCTCCGAGGCCGACGCCGTCAAGGTTGCCCAGGGTGTCTCTGGTGATGTTGCGGATAAGGGAAGCATCAACAAATTCGTGCCCTACCTTTTCACTGGTTTGCAACACTCTTGCCAAGATGCTGGTGTCAAGAG TATCTCTGAACTTCATTCTTGTGCTCGGTCTGGTTCTTTGAGGTTCGAACTTCGAACCGCTTCAGCTCAGCTCGAAGGTGGTGTCCACGGTTTGAATTCGTACACCAAGAGACTGTTCGCTTAA
- a CDS encoding cyclin C — protein MSSNFYTSSHNRYWLLTRPSLLQSRQTDLKYCTSRQLYCLFIFFSQLIQKLGKRLLLRQIPIATACVFFKRFYFKNSLCETNPYLVLAACVYVAAKVEETPVHIKSVVSEAKLVFHEHNIKMFPAETNKLGEMEFYLLEDLDFHLVVFHPYRALLHFTGRESADMGKFEKSRVQEDAEIRKKEGDAKRLREEEAKKASSKGQQPTIGQALEKEGGRLEETEEARIRRLMSRGTGEGVMEVDEGVLQISWFILNDSYRTDAPLLYPPYIIALSAIYIAFCLTSMSNSSARTRASSTQRPELLQSASINEGLNLLPPPKNAAEFLAGFQVSLPMLFSCVQEIIGLYPVWEAFEPTVMRNSQAQAKTGNAVAAAAGTKSGQNDSAQDKKDKFGLEEAESLVRKMIEERMIDLGHPDNAGVEKAAGTGSSNAAGKKRARIA, from the exons ATGTCTTCCAACTTCTATACCTCCTCGCACAACCGCTATTGGCTTCTGACTCGGCCGTCACTTCTGCAATCTCGGCAAACAGACCTCAAATACTGCACGTCTCGCCAGCTATATtgtctcttcatcttcttctctcagcTCATCCAAAAGCTCGGCAAACGGCTGTTGCTGAGGCAGATACCGATAGCCACGGCATGCGTATTTTTCAAGAGGTTCTACTTCAAGAATAGTCTGTGTGAAACGAATCCATATCTAGTGCTCGCCGCTTGCGTGTATGTGGCAGCCAAAGTAGAGGAGACTCCCGTGCATATCAAGAGCGTCGTGAGTGAAGCAAAGCTGGTTTTCCATG AACACAACATCAAAATGTTCCCTGCTGAGACCAATAAACTTGGAGAAATGGAGTTTTATCTACTAGAGGATCTCGATTTCCACTTAGTTGTCTTCCATCCGTATCGGGCGTTACTCCATTTTACTGGAAGGGAGTCTGCAGACATGGGAAAATTCGAGAAGTCCAGAGTTCAAGAAGATGCAGAAATacgaaaaaaagaaggagatgccAAAAGGttgcgagaagaagaggcgaagaaggcaagCAGTAAGGGACAGCAACCGACGATTGGACAGGCGcttgagaaagaaggggggCGCCTTGAAGAGACTGAGGAAGCCAGGATAAGGCGTTTAATGAGTAGAGGGACAGGTGAGGGTGTAATGGAAGTGGACGAGGGTGTTTTGCAAATATCATG GTTTATCCTCAATGACTCCTATCGCACGGACGCCCCTCTGCTGTATCCTCCTTATATAATTGCTCTCTCCGCAATCTATATCGCCTTCTGCTTAACATCCATGTCGAATTCATCTGCCCGGACCCGTGCGTCTTCCACTCAGCGACCGGAACTCCTACAGTCGGCTTCGATCAATGAAGGATTGAATTTGCTTCCACCGCCTAAAAATGCCGCAGAGTTTTTGGCAGGCTTTCAAGTCAGCCTACCAATGCTGTTTAGTTGCGTGCAAGAGATTATTGGACTGTATCCCGTATGGGAGGCGTTTGAGCCAACGGTGATGAGGAATTCCCAAGCACAAGCCAAAACGGGGAATGCAGttgcagctgctgctgggaCAAAATCCGGACAGAATGATTCCGCTCAAGACAAGAAGGACAAATTCGGTTTGGAGGAGGCTGAATCACTAGTACGGAAAATGATcgaggaaaggatgatagATTTAGGTCATCCAGACAATGCGGGTGTTGAAAAAGCTGCAGGCACCGGCTCGTCCAATGCAGCAGGTAAGAAGCGGGCGAGGATAGCATAG